In Colletotrichum destructivum chromosome 8, complete sequence, the following proteins share a genomic window:
- a CDS encoding Putative class II aldolase/adducin, translating into MSTATITLAPSAAEASLEVKPDMTEKSGVTALSTGGYEFPGIPDIPDLYKKRQWQLEHMAGAFRVFARKGFTEGTSGHISVRDPVDPNTFWINPLGKHFGMLKASDMVHIDENGQVIGGNRAAVNAAGFMIHSAIHKARPDIHAACHTHSPAGKAWSTFGRPLDIISQDTCNFWGIQAVYKTFGGVVLEADESEKIAATLGEKGRVIVLQNHGLLTTGGTVDEAAYLFTLMEKSCEVQIMVESTGLPKNFIGDNEAEFTAKVNADPETLYTEFQPDFEYEIWKSRGELHKGD; encoded by the exons ATGTCAACTGCCACCATTACCCTGGCCCCGAGTGCGGCAGAGGCCTCTCTAGAGGTGAAACCTGACATGACAGAAAAGTCAGGGGTGACGGCACTTTCGACTGGGGGCTATGAGTTTCCCGGCATTCCCGATATACCTGATCTGTACAAGAAACGACAATGGCAGCTTGAGCACATGGCTGGTGCATTTCGAGTATTTGCTCGCAAAGGCTTCACCGAGGGTACCAGTGGACATATCAGCGTTCGCGACCCAGTAGACCCTAACACTTTTTGGATCAACCC GCTTGGTAAGCATTTTGGTATGCTCAAGGCCAGCGACATGGTTCACATCGATGAAAACGGTCAAGTCATCGGTGGTAACAGGGCCGCCGTGAATGCAGCGGGCTTTATGATTCACAGTGCGATACATAAAGCGCGCCCCGACATTCACGCAGCTTGCCATACACATTCACCCGCTGGGAAAGCTTGGTCAACTTTTGGGAGACCGCTCGACATTATCAGTCAGGACACGTGCAACTTCTGGGGTATCCAAGCTGTCTACAAAACGtttggtggtgtggtgttGGAGGCGGACGAGAGCGAAAAGATTGCGGCAACCCTTGGCGAGAAGGGCCGCGTGATTGTGCTGCAAAATCATGGATTGTTGACAACTGGGGGTACAGTCGACGAAGCAGCGTATTTGTTCACGTTGATGGAGAAGTCGTGCGAGGTTCAGATCATGGTGGAAAGCACAGGGCTACCTAAGAACTTCATCGGAGACAATGAAGCTGAGTTTACTGCTAAGGTTAACGCTGATCCG GAGACATTATACACAGAATTTCAACCCGACTTTGAGTATGAGATCTGGAAATCAAGAGGAGAGTTGCATAAGGGGGATTAG